The Sulfurimonas crateris region GCATTTGTCATCTCGCTTGTTCTGCTTTTAATAAACTCTTCCGTTGTCTTCTTTAACAAATATCTTTATTACGTTATAGAGGAACCAAAAAAACACTTCTCTTATAAAATGCATGTTGCAAAAGAGTTGGCACAAGAGCTTAAAGTCATGGGAATAGAGTGTATAAACTCAGATGAAAAGATGTCAAAAAGATTAGAATTTTACGGTGTAACAAAATGCAACAATTATCTGCTTGAAGAAATTTCTGCAGATTCTACAAAAGAGGACAGTGTAACAATAAGTTACAAAAACAGAGCAGTTTACTCTGCTAATGTTACTAAAATATACACAAATTAAATCTATTTCCTACTTAATCTCCATATATACCGTCAGATTGGTTTACATGTGATAATATTTCATAAATATTAAAAATAGGGAGTTGCAATGGCTCAAAAAGCGATTAGAGAATTTGACGCAAAGTCAATTTTGGCTAAGCATTGGGATAAGTATTTTCCAGATTTCACTTATGCATACGAAACGGTTATGGTTCAAAACGGATCAGAACTTACTAAAGCTGCAAAAGAGAAAAAATGGTTAAAAGAAAAAACATTAGTTGCTAAACCAGATATGCTATTTGGTAAAAGAGGAAAGAATGGTTTGGTTCTGTTTAAAGATGCTAAACCGGGCGATGTATCTTTAGCAAAAGCATCATCTTGGATCGATGAGAAATCTTCTGAAAAACAATCAGTTTATTTTTCATTTGACGGCGACACCCCAACAGGCGAAGCAAAAGTTGATATGCTCACTCACTTTATCGTTGAGCCGTTTACTCCACACTCTCAAGAAGAGGAGTACTACATCTCTGCAACATGTGTCGGAGATGACGATGTTCTATATATGTCTGCTGAGGGCGGTATGGAAGTTGAAGAGAATTGGGATAAAGTTATAGAAGTAGCATTCCCGATTACTGCAACAGAAGAAGAGATTGCAGAAAAAATCAAAAAAAACATCCCTAAAGATGTTGCAAAAAATGACAAAGAAGCGTTTGCTGAGTTTACAATAGGTTTCTTTAAAGCTTACAGAGAGTTAAACTTTGCATACCTAGAGATCAACCCGTTTGTTCTTCAAGGTAAAAAAGTTGAGCTTTTAGATATGGTTGCAAAACTTGACGATACTGCAGGGTTCATGATGAGAGAGCAGTGGGGCGATGTTGAGTACCCTACATCATTCGGTATGGAAGAGAAATCTCCTGAAGTTTTAGCTATCGAAGATGCAGACAGCAAATCAGGAGCTTCACTAAAGCTTACTATCCTTAAGCCAGAAGCTAGAGTCTGGACGATGGTTGCCGGCGGTGGTGCTTCAGTTGTTTATGCTGATACTATTGCAGACTTGGCGGGCATCGAAGATCTTGCTAACTACGGTGAGTACTCAGGTGGACCGACTACAAGCGAGACAAAATTTTATGCGGAAACTATTCTTAATCTTATGACAAGAGGCAAAGATGCTAAAGGCAGAGATAAAGTTCTTATCATCGGTGGTGCTATTGCAAACTTTACAGATGTTGCAAAAACTTTTACGGGTATCATTCAAGCATTTGAGAACTATGCAGACAAAATGAAAGAAGTAGGCATAAAGATCTACGTAAGACGCGGTGGACCAAACTATGAAAAAGGTCTCAAAGATATTAAAGAGGCAGCGGATAGACTAGGGCTTTATATTGAAGTTTACGGACCTGAAACGCATGTTACAGATATCGTGCGTATGGCATTAACAAAGTAAGGATTAGAGATGGCGCAACTATACACAAGAGACACACAGGCGATTTTTTGGAATAACAACGCAAGTGCTATTCAAAGAATGCTAGATTATGACTATACTATAAAAAGAACTAAACCTTCGGTAGCGGGCATTGTCGCACCTACAAGCAGCTCTAAATTTGAGAAGTTTTTCTATGGACCGGATGAAGTTATGATCCCTCTATATAAAACCACTGCAGAGGCTAAGGCTGCTCAGCCGCAAGCTGATGTACTTTTAAACTTTGCATCTTTTAGAACTGCTTACGATGTAACTATGGAAGCGTTAGAGATCGGTGGATTTAAATCTATCATGGTAACAGCTGAAGGTATTCCTGAGAGACTTGCACGTAAGATGAATGCAACTGCAAAAGCTCAAAACGTGATCGTAATTGGACCTGCAACTGTTGGTGCAATTGCTCCGGGTGCATTTAAGATCGCAAATATCGGTGGAACAATTGAAAATATCGTTCAGTCTAAGCTTCATCGTGCAGGTTCATGTGGACTAGTAACTCGTTCAGGTGGTCTTTTCAATGAACTTTCAAATATCATCGCTATCAATGCAGACGGTATTGCTGAGGGTGTTGCAATCGGCGGAGACAGATTTGTCGGTTCAGTTTTTATTGACAACCTTTTAAGAATGGAAGCAAACCCTGAAGTAAAATATATGCTGCTTCTAGGTGAAGTCGGCGGAACTGAAGAGTACAAAGTTATCGAAGCTGTAAAAAGCGGAAAAATTAAAAAGCCAATTATTGCATGGTGTATCGGTACGATCGCTAAGTACTATGACAGCGGTGTACAATTCGGTCACGCGGGAGCATCT contains the following coding sequences:
- a CDS encoding ATP citrate lyase citrate-binding domain-containing protein, yielding MAQKAIREFDAKSILAKHWDKYFPDFTYAYETVMVQNGSELTKAAKEKKWLKEKTLVAKPDMLFGKRGKNGLVLFKDAKPGDVSLAKASSWIDEKSSEKQSVYFSFDGDTPTGEAKVDMLTHFIVEPFTPHSQEEEYYISATCVGDDDVLYMSAEGGMEVEENWDKVIEVAFPITATEEEIAEKIKKNIPKDVAKNDKEAFAEFTIGFFKAYRELNFAYLEINPFVLQGKKVELLDMVAKLDDTAGFMMREQWGDVEYPTSFGMEEKSPEVLAIEDADSKSGASLKLTILKPEARVWTMVAGGGASVVYADTIADLAGIEDLANYGEYSGGPTTSETKFYAETILNLMTRGKDAKGRDKVLIIGGAIANFTDVAKTFTGIIQAFENYADKMKEVGIKIYVRRGGPNYEKGLKDIKEAADRLGLYIEVYGPETHVTDIVRMALTK